In Stigmatopora nigra isolate UIUO_SnigA chromosome 11, RoL_Snig_1.1, whole genome shotgun sequence, the following proteins share a genomic window:
- the rprma gene encoding protein reprimo A, with product MNATAFNHTDVSLFNRTQGILCCNLSSVVTDEGLAAASLDERSLFVMRVVQIAVMCVLSLTVVFGIFFLGCNLLIKSEGMINFLVTDRRPSKEAEAVIVGAF from the coding sequence ATGAACGCCACCGCCTTCAACCACACGGATGTCAGCTTGTTCAACAGGACGCAGGGCATCCTCTGCTGTAACCTGTCATCGGTGGTGACCGACGAGGGCTTGGCGGCCGCCTCCCTGGATGAGAGAAGCCTGTTCGTGATGCGGGTGGTGCAGATCGCCGTCATGTGCGTGCTGTCACTCACCGTGGTCTTTGGCATCTTCTTCCTGGGCTGCAATCTGCTCATCAAGTCCGAGGGCATGATCAACTTCTTGGTGACTGATCGGAGGCCATCGAAAGAAGCCGAGGCGGTCATTGTTGGAGCCTTTTGA
- the prpf40a gene encoding pre-mRNA-processing factor 40 homolog A isoform X1, which translates to MMGPPGIPTHFPPMGMPPIGQRPPNMTAMAPGIIPPGLLPSMSAPAMGQMQGMIPPMMGMMLPPRLPAATVQPSGPPGVDNPAAPGTTSTTNGSGQEEQPKKKSLWTEHKSLDGKTYYYNTETKQSTWEKPEDLKSPAEQLLSKCPWKEYKSDAGKPYYYNSQTKESRWTKPKELEDLEAMIKAEENGTSEVMAPGVTPEPMQPMESLQAPMAPAKEAEVVEAVPEVLVSQVPEIKTVEPPAVASLDSAAETSVEVKTEELRPEIQKKVLKWNTKEEAKQAFKELLKEKGVSSNSSWEQAMKLIINDPRYSALPKLSEKKQAFNAYKVQTEKEEKEEARIKYKESKETFQRFLENHDKMTSTTRYKKAEQMFNDQEVWSCVPERDRQEIYEDVLFYLAKKEKEQAKQLRKRNWEALKNILDNMANVTYRTTWSEAQQYLLDNPTFAEDEELQNMDKEDALICFEEHIRALEKEEEEDKQKTLLRERRRQRKNRESFQKFLDELHDHGQLHSMSAWMEMYPTLSSDIRFANMLGQPVEKRRNSLTYSAGSTPLDLFKFYVEDLKARYHDEKRIIKDIMKDKSFLVEINTTFDDFGSVISSDKRATTLDAGNIKLAFNSLLEKAEAREREREKEEARKMKRKEAAFKAMLKQATPPLEPDDSWEAVRERFLKEAAFEDVTLESERKRIFKDFMHVLEHECQHHHSKTKKHSKKSKKHHRKRSRSRSGSESEEEEYHKKKKRSASKTPSERSSSAESERSYKKSKKHKKKAKKRRHKSGSPDSDVTEKKGNRDSKRDRDNEKDKDGEKARAKSHSDSKHKSPKGKAPKDEGGWETSGSELSEGELEKRRRTLLEQLDAP; encoded by the exons ATG aTGGGACCACCAGGAATACCGACTCATTTCCCTCCTATGGGGATGCCCCCGATAGGGCAACGTCCACCCAACATGACTGCGATGGCACCTGGCATTATACCCCCTGGTTTACTGCCATCCATGTCAGCGCCTGCAATGGGACAG ATGCAAGGTATGATCCCACCCATGATGGGGATGATGCTACCTCCGCGCCTGCCAGCTGCGACCGTACAGCCGAGTGGACCG CCTGGCGTTGACAACCCAG cTGCACCTGGAACCACT AGTACAACAAATGGATCCGGACAGGAAGAGCAGCCTAAGAAG AAATCCCTCTGGACAGAACACAAATCATTAGATGGGAAAACTTATTACTACAACACAGAGACCAAGCAGTCCACATGGGAAAAACCAGAGGATCTCAAGTCTCCTGCAGAA CAATTGCTGTCCAAATGTCCATGGAAAGAATATAAGTCAGATGCAGGGAAGCCATACTACTACAACTCTCAAACAAAAGAGTCCAGATGGACCAAACCCAAAGAGCTGGAGGATCTGGAAG CCATGATCAAAGCTGAAGAGAATGG cacttcaGAAGTAATGGCTCCGGGCGTCACCCCTGAACCCATGCAGCCGATGGAAAGCCTGCAAGCGCCCATGGCTCCTGCGAAGGAAGCCGAGGTGGTGGAAGCGGTCCCAGAAGTGCTAGTTTCCCAGGTGCCAGAGATCAAGACCGTCGAACCGCCCGCCGTGGCTTCGTTGGACAGTGCCGCCGAGACCAG TGTCGAAGTCAAGACAGAGGAACTGCGTCCAGAAATTCAGAAGAAAGTTTTGAAATGGAACACGAAAGAGGAGGCCAAGCAGGCCTTCAAAGAGCTTCTTAAGGAGAAG GGCGTGTCCTCCAATTCTTCATGGGAACAGGCTATGAAATTGATCATCAATGACCCTCGCTACAG TGCTCTGCCTAAGCTTAGCGAGAAGAAACAGGCATTTAACGCCTACAAGGTCCAAACAGAGaaggaggaaaaggaggaggCCAGAATTAAATACAAGGAGTCCAAAGAAACCTTCCAGAGGTTCTTGGAGAACCATGATAAAATGACATCCACCACCAGATATAA gAAAGCAGAACAGATGTTCAACGATCAGGAAGTGTGGAGCTGCGTTCCCGAGAGGGACAGACAGGAGATTTACGAGGATGTTTTGTTCTACCTGGCAAAGAAGGAGAAG gaACAAGCTAAGCAGCTGAGGAAGAGAAACTGGGAAGCTCTGAAGAACATTCTGGACAACATGGCCAACGTCACCTACCGTACCACCTGGTCAGAAGCTCAGCAGTACTTGCTTGATAATCCGACGTTTGCAGAGGATGAAGAACTGCAAA ACATGGACAAAGAGGACGCTCTTATTTGCTTTGAGGAGCATATCCGCGCACTagagaaggaggaagaggaggataaGCAGAAGACCCTTCTGAGGGAGAGGAGACGACAGCGCAAGAACAGGGAGTCTTTCCAG AAATTTCTGGATGAACTTCATGACCATGGACAGCTCCACTCCATGTCAGCATGGATGGAGATGTACCCCACGTTGAGTTCTGACATCCGTTTTGCCAACATGCTGGGCCAGCCAG tggaaaaaagaagGAACTCTTTGACGTATTCGGCAGGTTCCACTCCTCTGGACCTCTTCAAATTCTACGTGGAGGACTTGAAGGCGCGCTACCATGACGAGAAGAGAATTATTAAAGACATCATGAAA GACAAGAGCTTCCTGGTGGAAATCAACACCACCTTTGATGACTTTGGATCTGTCATCAGCTCCGACAAGAGAGCCACCACACTTGATGCCGGGAATATCAAGTTGGCCTTCAACAGC ttGCTGGAGAAAGCTGAGGCAAGGGAGCGTGAACGTGAGAAGGAGGAAGCCAGAAAGATGAAGAGGAAAGAGGCGGCCTTCAAGGCCATGTTGAAGCAGGCCACGCCCCCGCTGGAGCCTGACGACTCTTGGGAGGCC GTGAGGGAAAGATTTTTGAAGGAGGCTGCCTTTGAAGATGTCACTCTGGAATCAGAGAGGAAGAGGATCTTCAAAGACTTCATGCACGTCTTGGAG CACGAGTGCCAGCATCACCACTCCAAGACCAAAAAGCACTCCAAGAAGTCCAAAAAGCATCACAGGAAGCGATCCCGCTCTCGATCG GGTTCGGAATCCGAAGAGGAGGAATACCACAAGAAGAAAAAGCGCTCGGCATCCAAGACACCCTCCGAGCGCTCGTCCAGTGCCGAGTCAG AGAGAAGCTACAAGAAGTCCAAGAAGCACAAGAAGAAGGCGAAGAAGAGACGACACAAGTCT GGCTCACCTGACTCGGACGTGACCGAAAAGAAAGGCAATCGCGACTCCAAGAGAGACCGAGACAACGAGAAGGACAAGGATGGCGAGAAGGCCCGAGCCAAGTCCCATTCGGATTCCAAACACAAATCGCCCAAAGGCAAAGCCCCCAAGGATGAG GGAGGCTGGGAAACTTCTGGAAGTGAACTGAGTGAAGGCGAGctggaaaaaagaagaagaacttTACTTGAGCAGCTCGATGCGCCTTGA
- the prpf40a gene encoding pre-mRNA-processing factor 40 homolog A isoform X2: MMGPPGIPTHFPPMGMPPIGQRPPNMTAMAPGIIPPGLLPSMSAPAMGQMQGMIPPMMGMMLPPRLPAATVQPSGPPGVDNPAAPGTTSTTNGSGQEEQPKKKSLWTEHKSLDGKTYYYNTETKQSTWEKPEDLKSPAEQLLSKCPWKEYKSDAGKPYYYNSQTKESRWTKPKELEDLEAMIKAEENGTSEVMAPGVTPEPMQPMESLQAPMAPAKEAEVVEAVPEVLVSQVPEIKTVEPPAVASLDSAAETSVEVKTEELRPEIQKKVLKWNTKEEAKQAFKELLKEKGVSSNSSWEQAMKLIINDPRYSALPKLSEKKQAFNAYKVQTEKEEKEEARIKYKESKETFQRFLENHDKMTSTTRYKKAEQMFNDQEVWSCVPERDRQEIYEDVLFYLAKKEKEQAKQLRKRNWEALKNILDNMANVTYRTTWSEAQQYLLDNPTFAEDEELQNMDKEDALICFEEHIRALEKEEEEDKQKTLLRERRRQRKNRESFQKFLDELHDHGQLHSMSAWMEMYPTLSSDIRFANMLGQPGSTPLDLFKFYVEDLKARYHDEKRIIKDIMKDKSFLVEINTTFDDFGSVISSDKRATTLDAGNIKLAFNSLLEKAEAREREREKEEARKMKRKEAAFKAMLKQATPPLEPDDSWEAVRERFLKEAAFEDVTLESERKRIFKDFMHVLEHECQHHHSKTKKHSKKSKKHHRKRSRSRSGSESEEEEYHKKKKRSASKTPSERSSSAESERSYKKSKKHKKKAKKRRHKSGSPDSDVTEKKGNRDSKRDRDNEKDKDGEKARAKSHSDSKHKSPKGKAPKDEGGWETSGSELSEGELEKRRRTLLEQLDAP; encoded by the exons ATG aTGGGACCACCAGGAATACCGACTCATTTCCCTCCTATGGGGATGCCCCCGATAGGGCAACGTCCACCCAACATGACTGCGATGGCACCTGGCATTATACCCCCTGGTTTACTGCCATCCATGTCAGCGCCTGCAATGGGACAG ATGCAAGGTATGATCCCACCCATGATGGGGATGATGCTACCTCCGCGCCTGCCAGCTGCGACCGTACAGCCGAGTGGACCG CCTGGCGTTGACAACCCAG cTGCACCTGGAACCACT AGTACAACAAATGGATCCGGACAGGAAGAGCAGCCTAAGAAG AAATCCCTCTGGACAGAACACAAATCATTAGATGGGAAAACTTATTACTACAACACAGAGACCAAGCAGTCCACATGGGAAAAACCAGAGGATCTCAAGTCTCCTGCAGAA CAATTGCTGTCCAAATGTCCATGGAAAGAATATAAGTCAGATGCAGGGAAGCCATACTACTACAACTCTCAAACAAAAGAGTCCAGATGGACCAAACCCAAAGAGCTGGAGGATCTGGAAG CCATGATCAAAGCTGAAGAGAATGG cacttcaGAAGTAATGGCTCCGGGCGTCACCCCTGAACCCATGCAGCCGATGGAAAGCCTGCAAGCGCCCATGGCTCCTGCGAAGGAAGCCGAGGTGGTGGAAGCGGTCCCAGAAGTGCTAGTTTCCCAGGTGCCAGAGATCAAGACCGTCGAACCGCCCGCCGTGGCTTCGTTGGACAGTGCCGCCGAGACCAG TGTCGAAGTCAAGACAGAGGAACTGCGTCCAGAAATTCAGAAGAAAGTTTTGAAATGGAACACGAAAGAGGAGGCCAAGCAGGCCTTCAAAGAGCTTCTTAAGGAGAAG GGCGTGTCCTCCAATTCTTCATGGGAACAGGCTATGAAATTGATCATCAATGACCCTCGCTACAG TGCTCTGCCTAAGCTTAGCGAGAAGAAACAGGCATTTAACGCCTACAAGGTCCAAACAGAGaaggaggaaaaggaggaggCCAGAATTAAATACAAGGAGTCCAAAGAAACCTTCCAGAGGTTCTTGGAGAACCATGATAAAATGACATCCACCACCAGATATAA gAAAGCAGAACAGATGTTCAACGATCAGGAAGTGTGGAGCTGCGTTCCCGAGAGGGACAGACAGGAGATTTACGAGGATGTTTTGTTCTACCTGGCAAAGAAGGAGAAG gaACAAGCTAAGCAGCTGAGGAAGAGAAACTGGGAAGCTCTGAAGAACATTCTGGACAACATGGCCAACGTCACCTACCGTACCACCTGGTCAGAAGCTCAGCAGTACTTGCTTGATAATCCGACGTTTGCAGAGGATGAAGAACTGCAAA ACATGGACAAAGAGGACGCTCTTATTTGCTTTGAGGAGCATATCCGCGCACTagagaaggaggaagaggaggataaGCAGAAGACCCTTCTGAGGGAGAGGAGACGACAGCGCAAGAACAGGGAGTCTTTCCAG AAATTTCTGGATGAACTTCATGACCATGGACAGCTCCACTCCATGTCAGCATGGATGGAGATGTACCCCACGTTGAGTTCTGACATCCGTTTTGCCAACATGCTGGGCCAGCCAG GTTCCACTCCTCTGGACCTCTTCAAATTCTACGTGGAGGACTTGAAGGCGCGCTACCATGACGAGAAGAGAATTATTAAAGACATCATGAAA GACAAGAGCTTCCTGGTGGAAATCAACACCACCTTTGATGACTTTGGATCTGTCATCAGCTCCGACAAGAGAGCCACCACACTTGATGCCGGGAATATCAAGTTGGCCTTCAACAGC ttGCTGGAGAAAGCTGAGGCAAGGGAGCGTGAACGTGAGAAGGAGGAAGCCAGAAAGATGAAGAGGAAAGAGGCGGCCTTCAAGGCCATGTTGAAGCAGGCCACGCCCCCGCTGGAGCCTGACGACTCTTGGGAGGCC GTGAGGGAAAGATTTTTGAAGGAGGCTGCCTTTGAAGATGTCACTCTGGAATCAGAGAGGAAGAGGATCTTCAAAGACTTCATGCACGTCTTGGAG CACGAGTGCCAGCATCACCACTCCAAGACCAAAAAGCACTCCAAGAAGTCCAAAAAGCATCACAGGAAGCGATCCCGCTCTCGATCG GGTTCGGAATCCGAAGAGGAGGAATACCACAAGAAGAAAAAGCGCTCGGCATCCAAGACACCCTCCGAGCGCTCGTCCAGTGCCGAGTCAG AGAGAAGCTACAAGAAGTCCAAGAAGCACAAGAAGAAGGCGAAGAAGAGACGACACAAGTCT GGCTCACCTGACTCGGACGTGACCGAAAAGAAAGGCAATCGCGACTCCAAGAGAGACCGAGACAACGAGAAGGACAAGGATGGCGAGAAGGCCCGAGCCAAGTCCCATTCGGATTCCAAACACAAATCGCCCAAAGGCAAAGCCCCCAAGGATGAG GGAGGCTGGGAAACTTCTGGAAGTGAACTGAGTGAAGGCGAGctggaaaaaagaagaagaacttTACTTGAGCAGCTCGATGCGCCTTGA